A stretch of the Mycobacterium shigaense genome encodes the following:
- the rsmD gene encoding 16S rRNA (guanine(966)-N(2))-methyltransferase RsmD, with protein sequence MTRIIGGVAGGRRIAVPQRGTRPTTDRVREALFNIVTARLDLDGLAVLDLYAGSGALGLEALSRGAASALFVESDQRAGAVITRNIETVGLPGAALRRGTVAAVLAGGATAPVDLVLADPPYEVDTAELEAVVAALAAHGWVREGAVAVLERAAGGASLHWPEGWAAWPERVYGDTRLELAEFG encoded by the coding sequence TTGACCAGAATCATCGGCGGCGTCGCCGGAGGGCGGCGCATCGCGGTCCCGCAGCGCGGGACCCGGCCGACCACCGATCGGGTGCGCGAGGCGCTGTTCAACATCGTCACCGCGCGGCTGGATCTGGACGGCCTGGCGGTGTTGGACCTCTATGCGGGTTCGGGGGCGCTGGGGCTGGAGGCGCTGTCACGGGGCGCGGCATCCGCGTTGTTCGTGGAGTCCGATCAGCGCGCCGGCGCCGTCATCACGCGCAACATCGAGACCGTTGGCCTGCCCGGTGCGGCGCTGCGCCGGGGAACGGTGGCCGCCGTGCTCGCGGGCGGGGCCACGGCCCCGGTCGACCTGGTGCTGGCCGATCCGCCCTACGAGGTCGACACCGCCGAACTCGAGGCCGTGGTGGCGGCCTTGGCCGCGCATGGTTGGGTGCGCGAGGGCGCCGTCGCCGTGCTGGAGCGCGCGGCCGGCGGCGCGTCGTTGCACTGGCCGGAGGGCTGGGCCGCGTGGCCCGAGCGCGTTTACGGCGACACCCGTCTGGAGCTGGCCGAATTTGGTTGA
- the coaD gene encoding pantetheine-phosphate adenylyltransferase codes for MSGAVCPGSFDPVTLGHIDVFERAAGQFDQVVVAILANPAKKGMFDLDERIAMIEEATEHLPNVRVEAGQGLVVDFVTSRGLTAIVKGLRTDTDFEYELQMAQMNKHIANVDTFFVATDPRYSFVSSSLAKEVATLGGDVSKLLPESVNRRLREKLGR; via the coding sequence ATGAGCGGCGCGGTTTGCCCGGGATCGTTTGACCCGGTGACGTTGGGCCACATCGATGTTTTCGAGCGCGCCGCGGGCCAGTTCGATCAGGTGGTGGTGGCGATCCTGGCCAATCCCGCCAAGAAGGGCATGTTCGACCTCGACGAGCGGATCGCGATGATCGAGGAGGCGACCGAACACCTGCCGAACGTGCGAGTGGAGGCCGGCCAGGGCCTGGTGGTGGATTTCGTCACGTCGCGCGGACTGACGGCCATCGTCAAGGGGCTGCGCACCGACACCGACTTCGAATATGAGCTGCAGATGGCGCAGATGAACAAGCACATCGCCAATGTCGACACCTTCTTCGTGGCGACCGACCCGCGATACTCGTTCGTCTCGTCGTCGTTGGCCAAGGAAGTTGCGACCCTGGGCGGCGACGTCTCCAAGCTGCTGCCCGAATCCGTCAATCGCCGACTGCGCGAGAAGCTTGGGCGCTGA
- a CDS encoding PfaD family polyunsaturated fatty acid/polyketide biosynthesis protein, with protein MRHPVHVVREEATGQLGLTMGGELVSAGESDISLVGTLPPIYPEWLGDREFCEAHGLRFPYVTGAMANGIATPELVVAIAEAGMLGFFGAGGLSYAGVERGLAEIQTRLAGRTGLAWGANLIHSPNEAALEGRVAELFIERDVRIVEASAFMKLTPAVVHYALSGLSTDPSGAIVRAHHVMAKVSRPEVARMFMEPAPDALVSALVAAGKLTAREAELARHVPVAEDITVEADSGGHTDNRPLPALFSEIVMLRDQLAQQHRRDFRVRVGAAGGLGTPQSVAGAFAMGAAYVLTGSVNQSCVESGLSPQARAMLAKAGVADVMMAPASDMFEMGVNLQVLKRGSMFGPRARKLYEWYSRNPSVAAVAEQHGPELEKILGKTVDDVWSETEQYWAQRDPAVLELATRDPKYQMGLMFRWYLGKSSRWAIDGDADRVLDYQIWCGPSMGAFNSWVAGSYLEECENRNAVQVALNLLEGATQISRAQQARKCGIPVPATAFGYLPRPLSL; from the coding sequence GTGCGGCACCCGGTTCACGTGGTGCGCGAAGAGGCGACGGGCCAATTGGGATTGACGATGGGCGGCGAGTTGGTCAGCGCCGGCGAATCCGATATTTCGTTGGTGGGAACCCTGCCCCCGATCTACCCGGAATGGTTGGGCGATCGCGAGTTCTGCGAGGCCCACGGACTGCGCTTCCCCTACGTCACGGGGGCCATGGCGAACGGTATTGCCACTCCGGAGCTGGTGGTGGCGATCGCCGAGGCGGGGATGCTTGGCTTTTTCGGCGCCGGCGGCCTCTCGTATGCTGGCGTGGAGCGGGGACTGGCCGAGATCCAGACGCGGTTGGCGGGCCGGACCGGCCTTGCCTGGGGCGCGAACCTGATTCACTCCCCGAACGAAGCCGCCCTCGAGGGGCGCGTCGCCGAGCTGTTCATCGAGCGGGATGTCCGGATCGTCGAGGCGTCGGCGTTCATGAAGCTGACGCCCGCGGTGGTGCATTACGCCCTGTCGGGCTTGTCGACGGATCCGAGCGGCGCCATCGTCCGCGCGCACCATGTGATGGCGAAGGTGTCACGCCCCGAAGTGGCCCGCATGTTCATGGAACCGGCGCCTGACGCGCTGGTGTCGGCGCTCGTGGCCGCCGGCAAGCTGACGGCCCGGGAAGCCGAGCTCGCGCGGCACGTACCGGTCGCCGAGGACATCACGGTCGAGGCCGACAGCGGCGGGCACACCGACAACCGGCCCCTGCCAGCCCTTTTCTCGGAAATCGTGATGCTGCGCGACCAGCTGGCGCAGCAGCACCGCCGGGATTTTCGGGTGCGCGTGGGTGCCGCCGGTGGACTCGGCACGCCCCAGTCCGTCGCCGGCGCGTTCGCGATGGGGGCCGCGTACGTGCTGACCGGCTCGGTCAACCAGTCGTGCGTCGAGTCGGGGCTGTCGCCGCAGGCACGCGCGATGCTCGCCAAGGCCGGGGTGGCCGATGTGATGATGGCGCCGGCCTCCGACATGTTCGAGATGGGCGTCAACCTGCAGGTACTCAAGCGTGGGTCCATGTTCGGACCGCGCGCGAGGAAGCTCTACGAGTGGTACTCCCGCAACCCGAGCGTGGCCGCGGTCGCGGAGCAACACGGGCCCGAACTGGAGAAGATCCTCGGCAAAACCGTCGACGACGTCTGGTCGGAGACGGAGCAGTACTGGGCGCAGCGCGACCCGGCGGTGCTCGAGCTCGCGACGCGGGACCCGAAGTATCAGATGGGGCTGATGTTCCGCTGGTACCTCGGTAAGTCGAGCCGGTGGGCGATCGACGGCGACGCCGACCGCGTGCTGGACTACCAGATCTGGTGCGGTCCATCCATGGGAGCTTTCAACAGCTGGGTGGCCGGTAGCTACCTGGAGGAGTGCGAGAACCGCAACGCCGTCCAGGTCGCGCTCAACCTGCTCGAAGGCGCCACTCAAATCAGCCGGGCGCAGCAGGCGCGCAAGTGCGGGATACCGGTCCCGGCGACCGCGTTTGGCTACCTTCCGCGCCCGTTGTCCCTGTAG
- a CDS encoding type I polyketide synthase, which translates to MESKHPPVAVVGVSALFPGSPEATRFWRNIVEGVDLFSDVPESHWRIDDFYDPSPRTPDKVYASRGGFLPDVDFSPMDFGIPPNVLPATDTAQLLALRVAQQVLEDAADGDFSHLDRERISVVLGASGGTELITYISGRLHRPVWERGLRAAGLSEPELEAFSERVASNYTPWQENTFPGLLGNVIAGRIANRFDLGGTNCVIDAACASSLAALEVGLHELYLGESDMVIAGGVDAFNDIFMFMCFAKVTALSPSGDCRPFSDQSDGTMLGEGLSMLALKRLDDAERDGDRIYAVIRGIGTSSDGRAKSIYAPSPTGQAKALRRAYAAAGYGPETVGLVEAHGTGTKAGDVAEFTALREVFDASGRADRQWCALGSVKSQVGHTKGAAGACGLFKTVMALHHKLLPPTIKIDQPNPGLEIEKSPFYLSTRTKPWLPDHGVPRRASVSSFGFGGTNFHVTVEEYTGSGKRAWRYRSWDSELVVLGAPSAAALAGEAARLSASLVDSDDMLSYVARSTQSAYDAAQPHRLAVVADSVATLRTMLDEAAAKLETPDLAPSFSSPKGYFYSARKAGPVALLFPGQGSQYVGMGADIPQLYDAALAPWELARAEHLNADRDLHQVVWPKTAFTDEERARQAAELTKTEWAQPGIGAHSLSLLSVIRSLGIAPVAVGGHSFGEVSALCAAGVFSEEVALRIARARGVLMAQAAASSDGAMCAVAASAEQVRKQIDEWGLSVVIANHNAPDQVVLSGDSASIDDAAQRFNAVGMKARRLDVATAFHSEIVSSAAVPFDSFLANVPFGTPEVPVYANATAQPYAADARAMRTTLANQIAQPVRFAEQIQAMWQAGARTFVEVGPGGVLTSLVGKCLAGQEHSAVSLDAKGRNGIRSLWIGIAQLAAAGVPMNFAGLWADYRPSDDPRKREQPKLTLKINGSNYGRPQINDEPVRRPAQKVLSPDHSGHTNPHRTESESKLAPSESITPAAHVNGSASAGAPSAPPIVLPPAPVPAARNGNGAHAVAPAAAAAVSNGAVRPVAAPAPGLNADAVTAILAAVGALQESIGQLQGVLQGLVTQSPVTAPPAAPAAVSDGTSVLPAPRVAPAATNGRSALPVPPAPLAPTAANGVAVAPVPQPPVPVVPAVVSVGSAELVSQMLAVVADKTGYPVEMLDLSMALEADLGIDSIKRVEILSAVQERIPALPEVDTATMGALVTLQEIVGYLQGLLAPVTSSGVAHAPSNGVVQAVSNGVAVKPVPVVPAVVSVGSAELVSQMLAVVADKTGYPVEMLDLSMALEADLGIDSIKRVEILSAVQERIPALPEVDTATMGALVTLQEIVGYLQGLLAPVTSSGVAHAPSNGVVQAVSNGVAVKPVPVVPAVVSVGSAELVSQMLAVVADKTGYPVEMLDLSMALEADLGIDSIKRVEILSAVQERIPALPEVDTATMGALVTLQEIVEYLQSLLAAPPPNGSPPLTASPPNGSPAGGRLPFELAGAAIARYAVHAVAAPASGMGMPGLYGGADVQIVAAEDAAVADALAATLRTYGLPASVVAEPSADADAVIHLGGLRPTAGRDETLAVNRVAFADAQRIAAKFEERGGVFVTVQDTGGTFGLLAEPGPRAWAGGIGALAKTAAQEWPKAQVKAIDIATQQYSPTAVAEQLAQELLAGGAELEVGLGSTHGRVTVVAGPSRPSAHIRRIDNRDVIVVSGGARGVTAASVIALARETQATFVLLGRTELAHEPAAARGLATAAELKRALLASAAADGQKLTPRQLEQQVQRILADREVRATLAELEAAGSRVRYAAADVRDAAQLSALLDGVRADFGPITGLVHGAGVLADAPLHKKTLDGFDRVFETKVGGLGALLDATAADALKIVCLFSSVAARSGNVGQSDYAMANEILNKVALAEQARRGPGCLVRALGWGPWDSGMVTPALKTMFESRGISLIPLADGARAFVSDVLDAATDGPEVTLGDGVLAGLPTHPLPPEGRVACVAAHVTRQPYLTDHRVQGNVVLPVVQACEWFVRLAEACRPGYHVDRLLDLKVLRGVTLQDFDQHGELLLVRCAPVEDHPDRLTCTLSDREGSVAYYSATIEMSWGATVAPTLAVSPRGVRQLSRETCYTNGALFHGPAFQVVENVDCQATSATAALHGLTTAGWPGDDWATDAAALDGCLQVALVWSFEQLGRKVLPLRVGEVVRYRAGALDGSLRCVLSNGDAKSSRASCDLDLVDADNRVVASLKRLELYPYGS; encoded by the coding sequence ATGGAATCCAAGCATCCTCCTGTCGCGGTTGTCGGAGTGAGCGCGTTGTTCCCGGGATCTCCGGAAGCCACCCGTTTCTGGCGCAACATCGTCGAGGGCGTGGACCTGTTCTCCGATGTTCCCGAGTCGCACTGGCGTATTGACGACTTCTACGACCCTTCTCCCCGGACGCCGGACAAGGTCTACGCCAGCCGCGGCGGATTTCTGCCGGACGTCGATTTCTCGCCCATGGATTTCGGAATTCCACCGAATGTTCTGCCCGCGACCGATACGGCCCAGCTACTCGCGCTCAGAGTCGCCCAGCAAGTATTAGAGGACGCCGCCGACGGCGACTTTTCCCACCTTGATCGGGAGCGCATCAGCGTCGTGCTGGGCGCATCCGGTGGCACCGAATTGATTACTTATATAAGTGGCCGCCTGCATCGTCCGGTCTGGGAGCGCGGGCTGCGCGCCGCGGGTCTTTCCGAACCCGAGCTGGAGGCATTCAGCGAGCGGGTGGCGTCCAACTACACGCCGTGGCAGGAGAACACCTTCCCGGGGCTGCTCGGCAACGTCATCGCCGGGCGAATCGCCAACCGCTTCGATCTCGGCGGGACGAACTGCGTCATCGACGCGGCGTGTGCGAGTTCGTTGGCCGCCCTCGAGGTCGGACTGCACGAGCTGTATCTCGGCGAATCGGACATGGTGATCGCCGGCGGGGTCGATGCCTTCAACGACATCTTCATGTTCATGTGCTTTGCCAAGGTCACCGCTCTGTCGCCGAGCGGCGATTGCCGCCCCTTCTCCGATCAGTCGGACGGCACCATGCTGGGCGAGGGGTTGTCCATGCTCGCGCTCAAGCGACTCGACGACGCCGAACGCGACGGCGATCGGATTTACGCCGTGATTCGCGGCATCGGTACCTCGTCGGACGGCCGCGCGAAGAGCATCTACGCGCCGAGTCCGACGGGCCAGGCCAAAGCCCTGCGTCGCGCCTACGCGGCGGCCGGCTACGGCCCCGAGACGGTGGGGCTCGTGGAAGCGCACGGCACCGGCACCAAGGCGGGTGACGTCGCCGAGTTCACCGCGCTGCGCGAGGTCTTCGACGCATCAGGGCGTGCCGACCGGCAGTGGTGCGCGCTGGGCTCCGTCAAGTCCCAGGTCGGCCACACCAAGGGGGCCGCGGGGGCATGCGGCCTGTTCAAGACCGTGATGGCGCTGCACCACAAGCTGCTGCCGCCGACCATCAAGATCGATCAACCCAACCCGGGTCTCGAGATCGAGAAATCGCCGTTCTATCTCTCGACGCGCACCAAGCCGTGGCTGCCCGACCACGGAGTCCCGAGGCGGGCGTCCGTGAGCTCGTTCGGCTTCGGTGGCACCAACTTCCACGTCACCGTCGAGGAGTACACGGGTAGCGGGAAGCGGGCCTGGCGGTATCGGTCCTGGGATTCGGAACTGGTCGTGCTCGGGGCGCCGTCGGCTGCGGCGCTCGCCGGGGAAGCCGCCCGCCTGTCGGCCTCGCTGGTCGACAGCGACGACATGCTCAGCTACGTCGCGCGCAGCACGCAATCGGCGTACGACGCCGCGCAGCCGCACCGCCTCGCCGTCGTCGCCGACAGTGTCGCGACGTTGCGCACGATGCTCGACGAAGCCGCAGCGAAGCTCGAAACACCGGATTTGGCGCCGTCTTTCAGTTCGCCGAAGGGTTACTTCTACTCGGCGCGCAAGGCCGGGCCGGTCGCGCTGTTGTTCCCGGGGCAGGGTAGCCAGTACGTCGGCATGGGCGCGGACATTCCGCAGCTCTATGACGCGGCTTTGGCGCCGTGGGAACTTGCACGCGCCGAGCATTTGAACGCCGACCGCGACCTGCATCAAGTGGTGTGGCCGAAGACGGCCTTCACCGACGAGGAGCGGGCGCGGCAGGCCGCCGAGTTGACGAAGACCGAGTGGGCACAGCCCGGCATCGGCGCGCACAGCCTGAGCCTGTTGTCCGTGATTCGCTCGCTGGGCATCGCCCCGGTGGCCGTCGGCGGGCACAGCTTCGGCGAGGTCAGCGCGCTCTGCGCCGCCGGTGTTTTCAGCGAAGAGGTCGCGCTGCGGATCGCGCGGGCCCGGGGAGTGCTGATGGCCCAGGCCGCGGCCAGTAGCGACGGGGCCATGTGTGCGGTTGCGGCGTCGGCCGAGCAGGTCCGCAAGCAGATCGACGAGTGGGGCCTGTCGGTCGTCATCGCGAACCACAACGCCCCCGACCAGGTGGTGCTGTCCGGCGACAGCGCGTCGATAGACGATGCGGCACAGCGGTTCAACGCGGTGGGCATGAAAGCGCGCCGCCTCGATGTCGCTACCGCGTTCCACTCCGAGATCGTGAGCTCGGCGGCCGTTCCGTTCGACTCATTCCTGGCGAATGTTCCGTTCGGCACGCCCGAGGTACCCGTGTACGCCAACGCGACGGCTCAGCCGTACGCCGCCGATGCTCGGGCAATGCGGACCACACTCGCCAACCAGATCGCTCAGCCGGTGCGGTTCGCCGAGCAGATTCAGGCGATGTGGCAGGCTGGTGCGCGCACCTTCGTCGAGGTCGGTCCCGGCGGCGTGCTGACCAGTCTGGTCGGCAAATGCCTTGCCGGCCAAGAGCATTCCGCGGTATCACTGGACGCCAAGGGCCGCAACGGCATCCGGTCGCTGTGGATCGGGATCGCGCAACTTGCGGCCGCCGGCGTGCCGATGAATTTCGCCGGCCTCTGGGCCGATTACCGGCCCAGCGATGACCCCCGGAAGCGCGAGCAGCCCAAGCTGACCCTGAAGATCAACGGATCCAACTACGGACGGCCGCAGATCAACGACGAACCTGTGCGGCGGCCGGCCCAGAAAGTCTTATCTCCCGACCACAGTGGCCACACCAACCCACACAGGACCGAATCGGAGTCCAAATTGGCGCCATCCGAGTCAATTACACCTGCTGCCCACGTCAACGGGTCGGCATCCGCGGGCGCACCTTCGGCGCCCCCGATCGTGCTGCCTCCCGCACCGGTTCCGGCCGCCCGCAACGGCAACGGTGCGCACGCGGTGGCTCCTGCCGCAGCCGCCGCCGTGAGTAACGGCGCTGTTCGGCCGGTCGCGGCGCCCGCGCCCGGCCTCAACGCCGACGCCGTAACGGCGATCCTTGCCGCTGTGGGGGCTTTGCAGGAATCTATCGGTCAGCTGCAAGGGGTCTTACAGGGCCTGGTGACCCAGAGCCCGGTCACCGCACCACCCGCCGCGCCTGCGGCGGTATCCGATGGCACCTCGGTGCTGCCGGCTCCGCGGGTTGCTCCAGCCGCTACCAACGGCAGGTCGGCGCTGCCCGTTCCGCCGGCGCCGCTCGCGCCGACAGCGGCGAATGGTGTTGCGGTAGCCCCGGTTCCGCAGCCGCCGGTGCCGGTCGTGCCGGCTGTCGTTTCGGTGGGGTCTGCGGAGTTGGTGTCGCAGATGTTGGCGGTGGTGGCTGATAAGACGGGTTATCCGGTGGAGATGCTGGATCTGTCGATGGCGTTGGAGGCCGATCTGGGGATCGATTCGATCAAGCGGGTCGAGATTTTGTCGGCGGTTCAGGAGCGGATTCCGGCGTTGCCGGAGGTGGATACGGCGACGATGGGTGCGCTGGTCACGCTGCAGGAGATCGTGGGCTACCTGCAGGGCTTGTTGGCTCCGGTGACGTCCAGCGGTGTCGCGCACGCGCCCAGCAACGGTGTGGTACAAGCGGTTTCGAATGGGGTCGCGGTGAAGCCGGTGCCGGTCGTGCCGGCTGTCGTTTCGGTGGGGTCTGCGGAGTTGGTGTCGCAGATGTTGGCGGTGGTGGCTGATAAGACGGGTTATCCGGTGGAGATGCTGGATCTGTCGATGGCGTTGGAGGCCGATCTGGGGATCGATTCGATCAAGCGGGTCGAGATTTTGTCGGCGGTTCAGGAGCGGATTCCGGCGTTGCCGGAGGTGGATACGGCGACGATGGGTGCGCTGGTCACGCTGCAGGAGATCGTGGGCTACCTGCAGGGCTTGTTGGCTCCGGTGACGTCCAGCGGTGTCGCGCACGCGCCCAGCAACGGTGTGGTACAAGCGGTTTCGAATGGGGTCGCGGTGAAGCCGGTGCCGGTCGTGCCGGCTGTCGTTTCGGTGGGGTCTGCGGAGTTGGTGTCGCAGATGTTGGCGGTGGTGGCTGATAAGACGGGTTATCCGGTGGAGATGCTGGATCTGTCGATGGCGTTGGAGGCCGATCTGGGGATCGATTCGATCAAGCGGGTCGAGATTTTGTCGGCGGTTCAGGAGCGGATTCCGGCGTTGCCGGAGGTGGATACGGCGACGATGGGTGCGCTGGTCACGCTGCAGGAGATCGTGGAGTACCTGCAGAGCTTGCTCGCTGCGCCACCCCCAAACGGATCGCCACCACTTACCGCGTCGCCACCCAACGGCAGCCCGGCAGGTGGTCGCCTCCCTTTTGAGTTAGCCGGAGCAGCGATCGCCCGCTACGCGGTGCACGCGGTGGCTGCTCCGGCCAGCGGGATGGGAATGCCGGGCCTCTACGGTGGCGCCGACGTGCAGATCGTCGCGGCCGAGGACGCCGCCGTCGCCGATGCCCTGGCCGCGACCCTGCGCACGTACGGCCTTCCGGCGTCCGTCGTGGCCGAACCCAGCGCCGACGCCGACGCAGTGATCCACCTCGGTGGCTTGCGGCCAACGGCCGGGCGGGACGAGACGCTGGCCGTCAATCGGGTGGCGTTCGCCGACGCCCAACGCATCGCCGCGAAATTCGAGGAGCGCGGGGGCGTCTTCGTCACCGTCCAGGACACCGGCGGCACCTTCGGGCTGCTCGCCGAGCCCGGCCCGCGCGCCTGGGCCGGCGGTATCGGTGCGCTTGCCAAGACGGCCGCCCAAGAGTGGCCGAAGGCACAGGTCAAGGCGATCGACATTGCAACGCAACAGTATTCGCCCACCGCCGTCGCCGAACAACTCGCCCAGGAACTGTTGGCGGGCGGGGCGGAACTGGAAGTCGGCCTGGGCAGCACGCACGGCCGCGTCACTGTCGTCGCGGGCCCGAGCCGACCGAGCGCGCACATACGCCGCATCGACAACCGCGACGTCATCGTGGTGTCCGGTGGGGCGCGCGGCGTCACCGCGGCGTCGGTGATCGCCCTGGCGCGGGAGACCCAGGCCACTTTCGTCCTGCTCGGACGGACGGAACTCGCCCACGAACCCGCGGCGGCGCGCGGACTGGCGACCGCTGCCGAGCTCAAGCGCGCCCTGCTCGCGAGCGCGGCGGCCGACGGCCAGAAGCTCACGCCCCGTCAGCTGGAGCAGCAGGTCCAGCGGATCCTGGCCGACCGCGAGGTGCGTGCGACCCTCGCCGAGCTCGAAGCCGCCGGCTCGCGGGTCCGTTACGCCGCGGCCGACGTGCGCGACGCGGCGCAGCTCAGCGCCCTTCTCGACGGCGTGCGAGCCGATTTCGGCCCGATCACGGGGCTGGTGCACGGTGCCGGCGTGCTGGCCGACGCGCCCCTGCACAAGAAGACCCTCGACGGATTCGACCGCGTCTTCGAGACAAAGGTCGGCGGCCTGGGTGCGCTGCTGGACGCCACGGCCGCCGACGCGCTGAAGATCGTCTGCCTGTTCTCCTCGGTGGCCGCACGCAGCGGCAACGTCGGTCAGAGCGACTACGCCATGGCCAACGAGATCCTCAACAAGGTGGCCCTGGCCGAGCAGGCCCGGCGCGGTCCGGGCTGCCTGGTCCGGGCATTGGGTTGGGGGCCATGGGATTCCGGCATGGTGACGCCTGCGCTCAAGACGATGTTCGAGTCCCGGGGTATCTCGTTGATACCGCTCGCGGACGGCGCGCGGGCCTTCGTCTCGGACGTGCTCGACGCCGCGACGGACGGTCCCGAGGTGACCCTGGGCGACGGTGTATTGGCGGGCCTGCCAACGCATCCGCTGCCCCCGGAGGGCCGGGTCGCTTGCGTGGCGGCCCATGTGACACGCCAGCCCTATCTGACCGACCACCGCGTCCAGGGCAACGTCGTACTCCCCGTTGTGCAGGCGTGCGAGTGGTTCGTGCGACTGGCGGAGGCCTGCCGGCCCGGGTATCACGTGGACCGGCTGCTCGACCTCAAGGTGCTGCGCGGCGTGACATTGCAGGACTTCGACCAACACGGCGAGCTCCTGCTGGTGCGCTGCGCGCCGGTGGAAGACCACCCGGACCGGCTGACCTGCACGCTGTCCGATCGCGAGGGATCGGTGGCCTACTACTCCGCGACCATCGAAATGAGTTGGGGCGCAACGGTTGCACCGACGCTCGCGGTTTCCCCGCGCGGCGTCCGCCAGCTGAGCCGCGAGACCTGCTACACCAACGGTGCCCTTTTCCACGGGCCCGCCTTCCAGGTCGTCGAGAACGTGGACTGCCAGGCCACCAGTGCGACGGCGGCGCTGCACGGTCTGACGACCGCCGGGTGGCCGGGCGACGACTGGGCGACGGACGCCGCGGCTCTGGACGGCTGCCTGCAGGTGGCGTTGGTGTGGAGCTTCGAGCAGTTGGGCCGCAAGGTATTGCCGTTGCGGGTGGGCGAGGTCGTCCGGTATCGGGCCGGTGCGCTCGACGGCAGCCTGCGCTGCGTGCTTTCCAATGGCGATGCCAAGAGCAGCAGGGCCAGCTGCGATCTCGACCTCGTCGACGCCGACAATCGCGTGGTTGCCAGCCTCAAGCGGCTCGAGTTGTACCCCTACGGCAGCTGA